The nucleotide window AAGAACTCCCCCCAGAATTCGAGGCTCTCAAGCTCTATCCGCTCCCTGTAGCGCTCGACAAAGCGGAAGTAGAAGTTCAGGTAGTTGTCCTCAATCCGGTAGAGGGTGTTCTTTGTGTTGGGCCTCGCCGTTACGGGGATTTCCCGCTTGAGAAAGCCGAGCCTTTCGAGAACTTCAACGTACTTGAAGAGGTTCGAGCGCGGGATTCCCGTGTAGTTGCTTATCTCGTTGAACCTCCTCCTCCCTTCGGCGACCGCCTTCAGAACCAGCTTGTAAACCCTCGGCTCCCGCAATTCGCTGGACAGGAGAAAGTCCGCCTCGGCGTAGAGGAAGCCCCTCTTATCGAAAGCCAGCCTCTTCACGTCCTCAAACCTTTCAAACAGCTCAAGGTAGGCGGGAATTCCGCCAGCTATGCCATATACCCTAATCGCCTCCTCGACATCCACCCCCAGGAGTTTCCAGGAGCTGAAGAAATCGAGTTGGGAAAGCTTAATCTGACCGTCCCTCCTGCCGTAGAGGGGGCTCTTCTGGCTCAGAACGTGTTCCTCCATCATGCCAACCGATGAACCCACGAGGATTAGGTGAAGGCTTGAGGCTCTCACTACCTCGTCCACGATGTACTGAAACTCGCTGAGAACCCTTTTATCCGACTGAATGAGATATGGGAACTCGTCTATCACAACGATGAGCTTTTCCTTCTCGGCGAGGTATTTAAAGACGTTGGAAAAGCTTGAAAAAGAGGCCACGCTGAGGAAAGGCGCCGGAAACCGCTCAAGAACCGCCCTTGAAAACTCCCTCAGGTTGTCGAGGTAGGTGCTATTCCGGGCCAGGTAGTATACAGAGGGCTTGCCGGTTATGAACTCTTTGATGAGCCTCGTTTTTCCGACCCTTCTCCTGCCATAGACTGGAATGAAGGAGTTCTTTCTCTCCCACAGCCTCTCGAGGAACTCAAGCTCCCGCTCCCTGTCAATGAAAGTTATAGGCATGGTATAATACTCGGGCTATAACTTTTTAAGGATTTCGAAGGAACCTAAGGCCTCGCGAAACGCTCAAGGAACCGCCCGGCCCCCTCGAAGTCTCTTCTCTCGAGGAGCCTCTGGAAGCCGAGGTAGAGGCCGAGGAGCTCAAGGTTTTTCTCCTTCATAAGCTCATCAACCCGGGCGTCGAGCTCTCTGAGGGCCCTTTCGACGGCCTTCTCGGAATAGTCCGCGAACTTAAGGCCGTTCAAAATCCCGAGGAGTTTCTGGGCCTCGAGCTTGACGGTTTCAGGCGTTCCCTCTTCCTTCACCCCAGCCTTGGAGCCCTTCGGCTCTACCCTCTTCCCGCTGATTTCCGCCAGGAACTGCCTGAACTCCTCAAGTTCCGGCTCTATATCGATGCCTGCTTGCTTGAGAACTGGGAATGGGTTGTCCGCCTTGAGTGCTGTGCGGAGCGCCTTAAGTTGGTCCTCCTGATATTTATCATATAACTTGTCAACGATCTTTCCTGCCTTTTCCACGGCTGTCCTTATGGTTTCCCGCAGTTTTTCCTTGTCGTATCTGTATCCCAGCTTTTCTAGTTGGAATTGAATCTTATCCACAATTAGATCCGGATTTTGCTTCAGATGGTCGTAGTGTTTTCCATCTTCTGCAATATCTGACAGAGCATTTCCAACAATGTGTCCAATGTTCCCGTTGTATACACCTGTGTGCTCCGCCAGGGCCATCGCAAGGAATGGCTGTATGAATACTAATTTTACGAAAGGCGGCTCTTTAGTATGCGTTGCAATCTCGTGGAATTTCTTCCGCATCGACCTTATATATATAATAGCTACCTCCACCAATATCGAGTATTTTCCTTATCTTTTCCTCGTTATTATCCGGATCTGCGCGTTTGAGAAGCTCGATGATCCCCTGTCTGTGCTCCAATATGGTGGCTGTTAGGTGACCTATCGCATCGTACGTCGTGTCGTACTTTGCCGCCACGCGCCTCCTTAGTGCTTCCCAGTCGACTTTCTGCACCTCTTTCTTCTTTTTCCTGAAGAGCATCACACCACCCATCAAACTACGGCGGAAGAAGAGAAAAGGGTTTCGAAGAAGACCTCACCTAATCCTCGCGCCGAGCTTTACCTCCTTGTCGGGCATGAGTAAAGCCACGTTCTCGCCGTCGTCAGCGGCCAGAAGCATTCCCTGGCTCTCGACACCGCGGAGCTTCTTGGGCTCGAGGTTCGCTATGATGACGACGGTCTTGTTGAGGAGCTCTTCCGGCTTGTAGTACTTCTTAAGGCCAGCCACCAGCTGTCTGACCTCGTCGCCCAAATCAACCTTGACCACGTAGAGCCTGTCGGCGTTCGGGTGGTCCTTGACCTCGATTATCTTTCCAACGCGGAGGTCGAGCTTCGCGAAGTCGTCAAAGCTGACGTAGTCCATCTTTCCACCCTCCTTTTTCTTCACCTTCTCCTTCTTCGAGGCCTTTCCGGGCTTTTCGGACTTAACCTCGAGTTCCTCACCGTAGACGCTCTTAAGGATTGCGAAAGCTTCCTCCCTGTTCTTGAAGCGCTCAAGGGCGACCTTCACGACATCGTCGCGCTTGTAGTACTTGTCGAGTAGCACCCTCGCGCTCTCCGGGTTTCCGCGCGCTATGTAGTTGAGTATGAAGTGGATAATGTCCTCGTCGGCGACCTTCCTGAACATCGGAGTTGCCTTCCTGACGCGATGACCGGCCGGAATCTCGGTGAACTCCCAGCGCTTGAGCTCCTCGAGGTTGAGCAGGTGCCATATCTTCTCGCTGGCATCGGGAAGGAACGGCTCAAGGAGGATTCCGAGGGCCTTGACTATCTGGAGCGAGACGTTCACGGTGGTGGCCGTCCTCTCGCGGTCGGTCTTTGCCGTCTTCCAGGGCCTCTGGTGGTCGAAGTAGCGGTTGCCGAAGATGGCCAGCTCCATAACCCTTCTGAGCGCGTCCTTGAAGCGGTACTGGCTTATGAGCTCGCCGACCTCCTCGAAGGCCCTCTCAATCTCCTCGAAAGCCTGCTTGTCCAGCTCGTTGAGCTCGCCCCTCTCCGGCACGATTCCGTCGAAGTAGCGGTTCACGAAGGTGAGCGCACGGTGAACGAAGTTGCCGAGGTTGTTGACGAGCTCCTCGTTTATCTTCACCTTGAAGTCGGCGAAGCTGAAGTCGCTGTCGCGAGTTTCGGGCATTATCGCGGTGAGGTAGTAGCGCAGGTAGTCGGCAGGGAAGGCGTCGAGGAACTCGTGAACCCAGATGGCCCAGTTCCTGCTCGTTGAGAACTTCTTGCCCTCGAGGTTGAGGTACTCGTTGGCGGGAATGTCGTATGGGAGATTCCACTCGGCCTCGACTTCCTCGTCCTTATACTTGCCGTAGGCCATCAGGAACGCCGGCCAGAATATCGCGTGGAAGGGTATGTTGTCCTTGCCGATGAAGTGTGTAACTTTGGTCTCGCCGTCGAGGTTGAGCCAGAACTTCTTCCACTCCTTCTCCTTTCCGGCGCGCTTGAGGGCCTCGATGGTGATTGAGATGTAGCCGATAGGAGCTTCAAACCAGACGTAGAGGACCTTGCCCTTGACGTCCTCGTCGTCGAGGGGAACCGGGATTCCCCAGTCGAGGTCGCGCGTTATGGCCCTCTCCTCAAGGCCCTCGTTAATCCACCCCAAAACGGTGTTCTTGACGTTGGGCTTCCAGTGCTGGCTCTCAACCCACTTCTTGAGCCTCTCCTCGAAATCCTGCATTTTGATGTAGTAATGAGCTGAATCCTTGAAGGTTATCGGGTTCCCGCAGATGTTACAGCGCGGGTTGATGAGGATTTCCGGCGTTAAGGGCCTTCCGCAGACCTCACACTGGTCGCCACGCTGGTTTTCGGCACCACAGTAGGGGCAGGTTCCGATGACGTAGCGGTCCGGGAGGAACATCTTGTCGTGCTCGCAGTAGGCCTGCTTGGTGACCTTCTTGACGAGGTGGCCGTTTTCCAGGGCCTTGAGGAAGAACTCCTGGCTTATCCGGTAGTGGACGGGAAGCTCGGTCCTGCCGAAGTAGTCGAAGCTGATTTTAGCCCTCTCGAAGGTCGTCTTTATGTGCTCGTGGAACTCGTCAACGATTTCCCTCGGGCTTCTGCCTTCTTTGAGCGCGCGGAAGGTTATCGGCGTTCCGTGCTCATCTGTGCCGCAGATGAAGAGCACTTCCTCGCCCTTCAGTCTGAGGTAGCGGACGAATATATCGGCTGGCAGATACGCTCCCGCCAGGTGGCCCGCGTGAATCGGCCCGTTCGCGTAAGGGAGTGCCGAGGTTACCATGTAGCGCACCATTTCAACCACCGTTGGCCGTTGTTTCCCGGTTTTATAAGGCCTGCGGGTTTTAAGCATTACGGTGGGTTATTAAGTTGCGGGTAAAATATGCAGGGTTTGATATATCACTTGCCGAGGGAGAGGCTCTTGGCCCTCACCACGATAGCTCCTTCGGGAAGCTCGATTTCTCCCCTCGTGATTATCAGCGCCCCGTCGTAGGTGGTCATCGTCAGCCTCGTCTTCTTGAAGCCGCCGGTTTCGCCAATTATGACGAGGGGACGCCCCTTGAGTTCGAGAAACCTCTTGAAGTCCTCCGGCTCAACGAAGATGAGCACTCCCCCAGCCACAACCCGGTTCGCGTCAACGGCCATCCCGCAGCCCATGGCACCACCGGGACTATTCCGATCCCGTTCCTAATTGGTTTTTCGCTCGAAGTCCCTTGACGAGCTCCACCAGCTCCCAGAGGTCAGACACGTAGAAGTCCGCACCGGGGACGCGCTCAAAGCGCACGATGTTCACCGTCCTTATCCCCGCGTTTCTCCCGGCCAAAACGTCGTTGGAACTGTCGCCGACGAGCAGGACTTCGTTTCGTTTCAGGCCGAGTATCTTAAGGGCCTTGTTCAGCAGGTAGGGGTTCGGTTTGACGCCGTCGAGGTAGGAGTAGTCCTTTCCGAGGATCACGTCGAAGTGCCTGTCGAGCCCAAACGCCTTGAGTACGAGCTCCGTATTGTCCTGAGAGGCGTTGCTGACGGCCGCGAGCTTCAGACCGAGGTTCCGGAGCTCTCCAAGGGCCCCAACGTCCGGGAAGGGTTTTATCTTCCCCGCCCTCAGGAGTCTTTCCCGATAGGCCCTGTTTGCCCTGTCCATCGCCTTCCAGAACTCAACGTGATCAATCCCGAACCGCTCAACGTACTTCCTTGAGAGCTCTCCCCGAACTATCCTCCTGAACGTCTCCCAGTCGAGGAGAACACCGAGTTTTTCCATAGCGGGCTTTCCGACCTCCTCATACCATCCCCGCAGGGTGTAACCCTCGTAGTAAACGAGGGTCTCGTCAACGTCAAAGATCAGAGCCCTGAGCATGTGACCCCGCCCCCAGCTTGTCCCTTATCTCCACCGGCAGGCCCTCGTAGACCTCCTTGAGGGCATCGATGAGCTCGACGAGTTCTTTAGCGGTTAGAGTCGTCGTCTTCGGACCGATTTCGAGTATCAGCGCATCGTATTCCTCCGGCGAAACCTCCTCAAGCTCGTCTAAATGCTCCGCTTTCCTCGGGATTATGTTCACCTCTCCAATCATTCTACCGGCCCTTATCTCGGCTTCCCGCTCCTCTATCGGCACCTCCTTGGGGCAGTCGTAGCGCTCGACGAAAATCTTGATGTCCACCACGGGAGTTCCGTCGAGGGCGTCAATCTCGTCTATGTATAGCCTCCCATCCTCGATGCGGTGTATCCTGACGGTGTAGAGAGCTATCGGATTCGGCCTGTAGGGCGAGCGCGTGGCAAAAACGCCGGTGAGCGGGTTCTTTGGGTTTCCGTAGGGGTGCACCTTGAGGATTTTTCTTCTGGCGGGCGTGTCGCTCTCGTGGAACCAGAGGACGAGCTTGACCCAGTCACCTTCTCTGAGGCCCTCCGTTGCCTCCCGGAACTCGGGCAGGATTTCGATGTGCGTTTCCCCGCTTTTCCTCACGAAGCCGACGGGGGTTATTTTGAAGGGCTCGAAGTTCATGGGCACCACATCTTTAGTTCACGGGGGATCTTATAAATCCCAGCACTCCGCAACTTTTAAAAATGGCTGTTGTTTTCAAAATACAAAGGTAAATTGAAAACATTTGCGAGGTGTAGACAGTGAAGCCCAGCAGGTTCAGGAGTATTGTGGAAGAGATAACGTCCACGATATCTTCGGTGTACATTGGAAACGAAACGCCGATAAGAAAGACCCTTGCAGCCCTTCTCGTGAACGGCAACGTTCTCTTTGAAGACTATCCGGGACTCGGCAAGACCCTTCTCGCCAAAGCCTTTGGAAAGACGCTCGGACTCAGCTACACGAGGATCCAATTCACCCCGGACCTCCTGCCCGCAGACATAATAGGAACCAAGGTGTGGCGCCACGATAAGGGGGTTTTTGAACTCGTTAAAGGCCCAATTTTCACCAACGTCCTGCTCGCGGACGAGATAAACCGGGCTCCC belongs to Thermococcus sp. AM4 and includes:
- a CDS encoding HAD family phosphatase, coding for MLRALIFDVDETLVYYEGYTLRGWYEEVGKPAMEKLGVLLDWETFRRIVRGELSRKYVERFGIDHVEFWKAMDRANRAYRERLLRAGKIKPFPDVGALGELRNLGLKLAAVSNASQDNTELVLKAFGLDRHFDVILGKDYSYLDGVKPNPYLLNKALKILGLKRNEVLLVGDSSNDVLAGRNAGIRTVNIVRFERVPGADFYVSDLWELVELVKGLRAKNQLGTGSE
- a CDS encoding ATP-binding protein; translated protein: MPITFIDRERELEFLERLWERKNSFIPVYGRRRVGKTRLIKEFITGKPSVYYLARNSTYLDNLREFSRAVLERFPAPFLSVASFSSFSNVFKYLAEKEKLIVVIDEFPYLIQSDKRVLSEFQYIVDEVVRASSLHLILVGSSVGMMEEHVLSQKSPLYGRRDGQIKLSQLDFFSSWKLLGVDVEEAIRVYGIAGGIPAYLELFERFEDVKRLAFDKRGFLYAEADFLLSSELREPRVYKLVLKAVAEGRRRFNEISNYTGIPRSNLFKYVEVLERLGFLKREIPVTARPNTKNTLYRIEDNYLNFYFRFVERYRERIELESLEFWGEFLEDYNRYLGGVFEDVVGQFLIALNRAGKLPFRFTKIGRWWRKGEEIDLVALNERERKALFVEVKWKELEEREARGILKDLERKAELVGLDGWEKSYGLVAKDISEKDELKNENCLAWDLEDFRY
- the tsaA gene encoding tRNA (N6-threonylcarbamoyladenosine(37)-N6)-methyltransferase TrmO is translated as MNFEPFKITPVGFVRKSGETHIEILPEFREATEGLREGDWVKLVLWFHESDTPARRKILKVHPYGNPKNPLTGVFATRSPYRPNPIALYTVRIHRIEDGRLYIDEIDALDGTPVVDIKIFVERYDCPKEVPIEEREAEIRAGRMIGEVNIIPRKAEHLDELEEVSPEEYDALILEIGPKTTTLTAKELVELIDALKEVYEGLPVEIRDKLGAGSHAQGSDL
- the metG gene encoding methionine--tRNA ligase — translated: MVRYMVTSALPYANGPIHAGHLAGAYLPADIFVRYLRLKGEEVLFICGTDEHGTPITFRALKEGRSPREIVDEFHEHIKTTFERAKISFDYFGRTELPVHYRISQEFFLKALENGHLVKKVTKQAYCEHDKMFLPDRYVIGTCPYCGAENQRGDQCEVCGRPLTPEILINPRCNICGNPITFKDSAHYYIKMQDFEERLKKWVESQHWKPNVKNTVLGWINEGLEERAITRDLDWGIPVPLDDEDVKGKVLYVWFEAPIGYISITIEALKRAGKEKEWKKFWLNLDGETKVTHFIGKDNIPFHAIFWPAFLMAYGKYKDEEVEAEWNLPYDIPANEYLNLEGKKFSTSRNWAIWVHEFLDAFPADYLRYYLTAIMPETRDSDFSFADFKVKINEELVNNLGNFVHRALTFVNRYFDGIVPERGELNELDKQAFEEIERAFEEVGELISQYRFKDALRRVMELAIFGNRYFDHQRPWKTAKTDRERTATTVNVSLQIVKALGILLEPFLPDASEKIWHLLNLEELKRWEFTEIPAGHRVRKATPMFRKVADEDIIHFILNYIARGNPESARVLLDKYYKRDDVVKVALERFKNREEAFAILKSVYGEELEVKSEKPGKASKKEKVKKKEGGKMDYVSFDDFAKLDLRVGKIIEVKDHPNADRLYVVKVDLGDEVRQLVAGLKKYYKPEELLNKTVVIIANLEPKKLRGVESQGMLLAADDGENVALLMPDKEVKLGARIR